A stretch of DNA from Anaerolineae bacterium:
CGACACCGCCACGCCGACGGCCACCCATACGCCGACCAATACGCCCACCCCGACCGACACGGCAACGCCCACGGACACACCGACGCACACCGCCACGCCGACGGAAACGCATACGCCGACCGTCACACATACTCCAACGGAGACGCCGACGTTCACCCCGACATTCACGCCAACATCTACGGCGACCCCGACCGCCACTCCCACGGACACGGCGACGGCCACTCATACGCCGACGCGCACGCCCACGCTGACCCGCACGCCGACGCCGACGAGCACTGCCACCTTCACCTCGACGCCGACGCGCACGCCGACCGCCACCACCACACCCACGCTGACACCCTGGCCGACGGCCACTGCCACGCACACGCCGGCCCCCGGCCCGGTGCACCCTTCAACGGAATGGGTCAACTTCTACGGCACCGTCACCCTCTGGAACGGCAGTCCAGCCCCGATCGGCTCCACTGTGGACGCCTATGACCCGAGCCATGTGCGGTGCGGGACCTACTACGTGACCACCGCCGGCCACTACGGCCCCATGCCCGTCTACCGCGACGACATGACCACCCCAGAAGATGACGGCGCCTCCCCCGGCGACACCATCCGCTTCGCCGTGAACGGCATGCCGGCCTTCGCCGTCGGCCCGGACGAGCCGGTGTGGACCTCCAACGGCGATATTTGGGAGGTCAACCTTATCGCCGGCCCGCTGGTCCAGCGCATTATCTACCTGGCACCCGGCTGGAACCTCATCTCCTTCGACATCATGCCGCTGAACCCGGATGTGCCCAGCGCGCTTTCCTCCATCAGCGGGAAATACACCCGGGTGCTGTCCTTCGACTGCACCCTCGGCGCGGTGTCGTACTATCCGAGCTTGCCGCCCAGCCTCAACACCCTGAAGACCATGGACCCGTGGCACGGCTACTGGATTTACATGACCCAGGGAGCGCACCTTGTCGTCCAGGGCATCGAGGCCCCGGACCATTATCCGCTCTCGCTCTGCACGGGCTACAATTTGGTCGGATACCTGCCCAACTCCGCGCAGAACGTGGCTGCCGCGCTGACTTCCATCGCCGGCCTGTTCGAAAGCGTGATGGGCTTTGACCCCATCCTCGGCGCCCAGACCTACTATCCCAGCCTGCCGCCCCTGCTCAACACCCTGACCCAGCTACAACCAGGGCGGGGCTACTGGATCAAGATGAACAGCCCGGGCACGCTGATTTACCCGTAACCGGCCGGCCGCCTGAGACATGCCTTGTCGCAAGGAGAGTGGGGAAGCCATGAACTCTCGACCACGCGGACTGCTTCCAACCATCGCGGGGTGGCTTATCCTCGCCGGCGCTGTTGCCGTCCTCGCCATCCTGAACATCTCCGCCGGCTCCGCGGCGCTCTTTTCGCCTCCCCTGGTGGACGGGGACACGCCAACACCGACGCCGACCCCCACCGCCATTGTGGATATGGCCGTCGTCCCCGAAATCTACACCTCCTACATCGGGGAGATCTTTCATCTCGACATTATGGTCTCCGCCGGCCCCCAGCCGGTGGATGCCATTGATGCCCGTCTCTATTTCTCGCCTACCGAAATGCTGGTCATCGGCGTGGATAACGGCCCTGCGCTGGGCAATGTGCTTAACAAAACCGTCAACAACATGACGGGCTATTTGCGCTATTCCGCCGGCCGGCTGTTCGGCGACCCGCCTCCTGCCGGCGACTTTATGCTGTGCCGCATCTGGTTCCAGGCCATGGCATACACACCCAGCGCCGACCTCATCTTTGACCCGCTGAACACAGACGTTGTCTACGGCGGAGAATCGGTCCTGCGCAACCTGTATAACGGCGTGGTCATCATCACCAGCGCCACTGCCACCGCCACCATCACACCCACAGGCACACCGACCCATACACCGACCATCACCCCCACGCCGACCGACACCGCCACCGCGACGCCCAGCCCCACCCCCTCGGCGACGGCGACGCCCACCCATACCAGCACTCCTACCCCGACCGATACCCATACTCCTACACCGACGGAGACCCATACGCCCACCATCACGCCGACGCCGACGGAAACCACTACACCGACGATCACGTCCACGCCGACACATACCGGGACGCCCACCGAGACGCCGACGGTCACTCAAACGCCCACCGTGACCGCCACGTGGACGCCGACATCCACACCCACTGCCACCGGCACCCCGACCCATACGCCGACCAGCACGGCCACCGCCACGGCAACGGCTACCCACACCGCCACGCCAACACCAACCGGCACGCACACCCTGACGCCCACCCCGTCCCCCACCGGGACGGCCACGCACACCCCAACCGCCACCGGGACAGCGACACATACTGCGACGCCGACCAACACCGTGCGGCCGACGCTGACCCCCACCTTTACCCGCACGCCGACGCCCACCTGGATATTCTCGCCGACGCCGACGCGCACGCCTTATCCGACAGCCACGCCAACGGCCACCCTGACGCCCGGCCCCCTGCACCCGACCACCAACTGGGTGAACTTCTACGGCACGGTAAACCTGTCGGACGGGTCGCCGGCCCCATACGGCACGCGCATCGACGCTTATGATCCCACCGGCTTCCGCTGCGGCACCTGGATGGTCACCACGCCCGGCCAGTACGGCCCCATGCCGGTGTACCTGGATGATCCCACCACGCCGGCCCGTGACGGCGCCCTCCCCGGCGAGCGCATCCGCTTCGTCATCAACGGACAGCCGGCCGTGTCGCTTGGCCCCGACGAGCCGATCTGGACCATCACCGGCGATATCTGGCAGGTCAACCTCCTCGCCAGCCGCAATACCCAGGTCACCCTGTACCTGCGCGCCGGCTGGAACCTCATCTCCTTCCCGGTGGAACCGCACAACCCCGCCGTGCTGAACGTCCTGGGCGGCCTCATCGGCCGCTTCACGCGCGTGCTCTCGCTGGACTGCAGTCGCGGCGCCCTCTCCTTCTACCCGGGCATCCCGCCCTACATGAACAGCCTGACAGAAATGGACGGCCGGCACGGCTACTGGATCGAGATGTCCCAGGATATGCACCTGGTGGTGCCGGGGGTCCAACTGCCGGCCTCCACTCCTATCCAGCTCTGCGCCGGCTACAACCTGGTCAGTTACCTGCCCGATCATCCCCTGCCCGTGGAACAGGCCCTGCAGTCCATCGCCGGCCGCTACACCGCCGTCCTCGGCTTCGACCCAGAACGGGGTGCCCTCTCGTATTACCCGGACCTGCCGCCGGGCATGAACAGCCTGACCCAGATGGAGCCGGGCAGGGGCTACTGGATACGCATGACCTCGCCGGCCGTATTGATATACCCCTCGCCGTGAATCCCGCCCTATAGCAGGGGGCAAGGCCGGCGGTATCAGCCGCCGGCCTTCTTCTTTATCTCCACAAATTGTAAGCAAATTGTAAGGAAAACCTATTGACGCCTCTCCGCCCCCTGGCTATATTGTTCCACAGAGAACTCCAGATGCACGTACAATATTGTGTTGTTCTATCCCAGTATGTATCCTGATCGCGATGGAGGGATCCTCATGCGAGGGCAAAGGGGCCAGGGATTGGTGGAATACGCCTTACTGCTGGCGCTGATCGCCGTCGCCGCGGCGGCCTCCCTGCGCGCGGTGGGGCCGGCGGCCCGGGAGGCCTTTCAGCGGGCGGTGCTGGCCATCGGGGACGGCGATATCACCTTCGATACACCGGTCCCGTCCGGCACGCCAGAGGCCAGCCAAACCCCCGGCACCACTACCCCAGAAGCCACCGCCTCGCCCGGGCCAACCACGACCACCACGCCGGGCGCCACCGCCTCCCCTGTGCCGACCGCCACGCCCGTACCACCCACCCCCACGCCCGGGGGACACCTGGTGACAGATAGCTGTTCGGCCGTCCTTGCCCTGAAAAGGCCTGGCTTATACAAAACGATCTGCCAGCTACGATATTCCTTCGCCGAACTGGAATCGGGCAAAATCTATATTTCCCCCGACCTGCCGGACGGCATGTCGCTGATCGTGAACCTGCCGGCCGGCTCCTACACCTTCCACGGCGCCCTGCGCAACGGCCAGCCGCCGGTCTCCGGCCCACTGCCGCTCGGCAAGGGGGACTTGGAAGCCCTGGCCGGCGGAACCATCATCTTCACGGCCAGCTACCTCCCGCTGGACGGCGGATACCGGGGCGCCGGGTGGAAGGGCAGTGTCACCATCAGCGTGACCGGCCTGCCCGAGATCGGCATCGTCCCCGGGCCTGGCCCCATCGTGCCCAAGCCGCCGGTCGTCCTGGACTAGCGGACCCCGGCCGTAGGTGCGCGAGGGCAGTGACATGGTGTCACTGCCCTCGTTTGATCTCATGCCCCGCGCATGCTATAATCTCGACAACCGTTCGCCAATGGGCCACGCAACTGCCACGCCGGGAGAAGGACATGCGCATCGGTTTCCCAGGCCGCATCTTCGGCCGCCCGCGGCTGAAGACCCACGACGGCCGGCGGCCGCCCCAACAGCCCCACCTCAGCGTCAGCCTGCTCTACCTGCGCGACATCCTCGAGTACCTCCACCAGCAGGACATCCGGCTGTACCGCATGTCCCCGTACCTCGTGCCGCCGACCAGCGCGCCAGAGGAACAGATCGCGGAATGCCAGGCCATGCTGGCCTTCGTGGGGGAGCTTGCCGGCCGCTACCGCATCCGCCTGACCATGCATGCCCTGGCCTATACCACCCTCAGCACGCCCGATGAACAGCTTGCGGAGCGCGGCCGCCGGGAGCTGATGCGCTGGTCGCGCCTCATGGACGCCATGGGCCTGCCGGCCGATGCCGTGATTGTCCTGCACGTGGGCGGAGTGTACGAAGACAAGGACGCCAGCAAGGGGCGGTTCTTGCGCCGGCTGGAAGCTCTTCCGGAGGCTGCCCGCCGCCGGCTGGCGCTGGAGAACGACGACGCCTCCTACAGCTTCGCCGATGTCCATCAGCTTGCCGCACGCGCCGGCCTGCCGGTGGTGCTGGACTATTTGCATTTCCTCAATCACAACCCGGAGGACCTGCCCCTGACGGAGGCGGTGCGCCTGGCGCTGGCAAGCTGGCCGGCCGGCGTGCGGCCCAAGATGCATTTCAGCAGTCCCCGCACGGAGCTGAAAGGGGCCGCCCTGGCCGGCGCCCGGCCGCCCCAATGGACGGAACACGCCGATTTCGTCAACCCGTTTGAGTTCATCCGCTTCTGCGAGAGCTGTCTTACGGTCGGAGAGGCCGACATGATGCTGGAGGCGCGCGCCCGCGACCTGGCCGTCCTACGGCTGAAAGCAGATCTCCAGCGCTTCGCGCCGGCCCTGGCGCGGAACGTCGAGTAGCCCATGGAACACCGCGGCATGCTTGACATCCTGGGGAACGATTCCTCTGCCGGCGAGACGCCGGCGCTGGTGGTGCTGGTCAATAACCCCGTGGATTGGCGCCGTGTGCAGGAGGAGCACTGGTACCGCATCCCCCTGCGGCACGCGCCGCGGCTGGCCGGCGCGGCCTACCTCGCCTTTTATCATTCCGGCGCCTTTGAGGAAGAGCGCTGGAGCATCCGCTGGTACGCGCAGGTGCGTTCGGTGCAGGTACTGCCCCGCCATATACTGATACCGGACGAGCCGGCCCATCCCCGCGCCCGAGAGCTGTACCTCCGCTATGACCTGGGTCCGCTGGAGGCCCTGCCGGCCCCTGTGCCCAGCCGGCGGCTCCGCCGGGTCACCTTCATCCCCACCACCCTGGAGCGCCTGCTGTCCGCCAGGGATGTCTCCCAGCTCTGGATCAAACAGTCCCTGCGCGAGCGTCTCTGGGTCGAGCTGAACCGGCAGGGCTTCCACGCCGAGATGGACGCCGGCATCGAGGGACTGCCCGACGCAGTCTTCGACTTCGTGGTCCCGTGCGAACACGGCGGCGTAGCGGTAGACATCGAGCAGGAAGAGGCGGCAGGACGGGGATACCGCGAAGCACTGCCGGCCTATGCGCCGGCGGATATCGCGTCCGAGCTTCAGCGCCTGGGCTGGAGCCGGCTGTGCTTCGAGCGCGGTTCAGTGCACAGTATCATGCAATGTATCAAGGAAGCGGTTGACGCGCATGGGGGCATGCGGCTGAGGCCGGCGCTCACAGCCGGGCGATGATCTCGCCCCGCCCGAACGTGCGCACCGCGATCGTCAAGAGCGCCGCATCCACTGCCCATATCACCAGGCCGATCAGCGCCACCGTGGGGGTGCTGAAATACAGGATGCCCCCCATCTGTCCGAACAACAGCAGGATGATGGGGATCACCACCAGCCCGCTCATCTGATAGGCGTCCTGAAAGCTCTTCGCTTTGGCGGAGACCAGGACGATCACCCCGATGCCGAGGGCGGCGGCCGCCGGCACCACCCACAGGATCAGCACGATCCAGGCCAGGTTGGGGAAAAACATGCGCCCCAGCACCATCAGGCCGGCGACGTTCACCACCACGGTGTACAGCACAAAGCATGCCCAGGAGACAACCATCGCCGGCAGGAAGGCGGCCAGCACCTTGCCGATGAACAGCTCCGCCGAAGTGATGGGGGTGTACAGCAGGGCTTCCAGCGTCTTGCGCTCCTTCTCGCC
This window harbors:
- a CDS encoding ABC transporter permease subunit, translated to MNTRAVRAVARKDLRIALRNKGVVLPIIIVPLMMMILMPALMIFLPIYLEPMETGEELRREMGAFFANMPAELYNLFAGLNDQQTWVVVASMFMFAPFFLIIPVMVSSVIGADSFAGEKERKTLEALLYTPITSAELFIGKVLAAFLPAMVVSWACFVLYTVVVNVAGLMVLGRMFFPNLAWIVLILWVVPAAAALGIGVIVLVSAKAKSFQDAYQMSGLVVIPIILLLFGQMGGILYFSTPTVALIGLVIWAVDAALLTIAVRTFGRGEIIARL
- the uvsE gene encoding UV DNA damage repair endonuclease UvsE; this encodes MRIGFPGRIFGRPRLKTHDGRRPPQQPHLSVSLLYLRDILEYLHQQDIRLYRMSPYLVPPTSAPEEQIAECQAMLAFVGELAGRYRIRLTMHALAYTTLSTPDEQLAERGRRELMRWSRLMDAMGLPADAVIVLHVGGVYEDKDASKGRFLRRLEALPEAARRRLALENDDASYSFADVHQLAARAGLPVVLDYLHFLNHNPEDLPLTEAVRLALASWPAGVRPKMHFSSPRTELKGAALAGARPPQWTEHADFVNPFEFIRFCESCLTVGEADMMLEARARDLAVLRLKADLQRFAPALARNVE